In Helianthus annuus cultivar XRQ/B chromosome 8, HanXRQr2.0-SUNRISE, whole genome shotgun sequence, a single genomic region encodes these proteins:
- the LOC110870620 gene encoding uncharacterized protein LOC110870620: MASKVSDLYSSNAWNWPNEWRVSYPGLNQLDQLSLLPNRTDKLMWRHGDNYFEFSSSRAWESVRHQAEEVDWSRIVWFPQCIPRHAFLMWLIMRRKLLTQDKILSWDFSRRKNMNMMCCLLCYANHDSHNHLFFECNFSTEVWLKVRLKVGMVSVQPKWNDISNWLLEQSKPKTVAGFTARLVVAATAYCIWQERNSRLFKNQLRPPETISEIVLQQVRYKLMGAKLKNCVNVRKLLEDWGIDGSGLREMAAG; encoded by the coding sequence ATGGCCTCTAAAGTTTCGGATCTTTATTCTTCTAATGCTTGGAATTGGCCGAATGAGTGGAGGGTTTCTTATCCGGGTCTTAATCAACTTGATCAGCTGAGTTTGTTGCCGAATAGAACAGATAAACTTATGTGGCGGCATGGTGATAACTATTTTGAATTTTCTTCCTCGCGTGCTTGGGAATCGGTCCGTCATCAAGCTGAGGAGGTAGATTGGAGTCGAATTGTTTGGTTCCCTCAATGCATCCCCCGTCATGCTTTTTTAATGTGGCTTATCATGAGGCGAAAGTTGCTTACTCAAGATAAAATCTTGTCTTGGGATTTTTCGCGTAGGAAGAATATGAATATGATGTGCTGCTTGCTTTGTTATGCCAACCACGACTCGCATAATCATCTCTTCTTTGAATGCAATTTCTCTACCGAAGTGTGGCTTAAGGTTAGACTTAAAGTTGGTATGGTTTCGGTTCAACCTAAATGGAATGACATTTCTAACTGGTTGCTTGAGCAATCTAAACCGAAAACGGTTGCTGGGTTCACAGCTAGATTGGTAGTGGCGGCGACTGCTTACTGTATTTGGCAAGAGCGTAATTCGAGGTTATTCAAGAACCAACTGCGGCCTCCGGAGACTATAAGTGAAATTGTTCTTCAACAAGTGCGATACAAGTTAATGGGAGCGAAGCTGAAGAATTGTGTCAATGTCCGAAAGCTTCTAGAGGATTGGGGTATCGATGGTTCAGGTTTACGTGAGATGGCTGCTGGTTAA
- the LOC110870622 gene encoding uncharacterized protein LOC110870622 produces MQHIDMRDMNDKVVWRSSAGKELDYSTFNVWDDIRVAQNEVQWSSMVWFPQSIPRHSFFMWLLVNKKLKTQDVMARWCASGNMNFNLMCCSLCSLGPDSHEHLFFECTYGSQVWNGVKDIVGLTSVDNSWDMIFSHLVQVANSKNAMHVISKLVVSVAGYFVWQERNLRLFTSKKRSAARLVDIILATVQMKLHTMRFKRPVKWRGSYKIGACLEV; encoded by the coding sequence ATGCAGCATATTGATATGCGGGATATGAATGACAAGGTGGTATGGAGATCTTCAGCTGGTAAGGAATTGGATTATAGTACTTTTAATGTTTGGGATGATATTCGGGTCGCTCAGAATGAAGTTCAATGGTCGTCTATGGTTTGGTTTCCTCAATCTATTCCACGCCATTCGTTTTTCATGTGGCTTTTGGTTAACAAGAAATTGAAGACACAGGATGTAATGGCTAGGTGGTGTGCGTCGGGCAACATGAATTTCAATTTGATGTGCTGTTCCTTGTGTTCGTTGGGGCCGGATTCTCATGAACATCTTTTCTTTGAATGCACGTATGGATCTCAGGTTTGGAATGGAGTAAAAGATATAGTGGGATTAACGTCAGTCGATAACTCTTGGGATATGATCTTTAGTCATCTGGTTCAAGTTGCTAATTCAAAGAATGCTATGCATGTGATCAGCAAGTTGGTTGTCAGTGTGGCAGGGTATTTTGTTTGGCAAGAAAGGAATCTCCGGTTGTTTACGTCCAAAAAACGAAGTGCTGCTCGGCTAGTCGATATTATTTTAGCTACAGTTCAGATGAAACTTCATACGATGCGGTTTAAAAGACCAGTCAAGTGGAGGGGATCCTACAAGATTGGAGCTTGCCTCGAGGTTTAA
- the LOC110870621 gene encoding uncharacterized protein LOC110870621, whose translation MAAQFMNDNQELNEGNTGFAARSCGFVVLSFLLHVAWFLISVAMDSSQFKPSDMDARHVKPPDILSSSLNPNKGFAGVNENTDTTPSSTPGTAPIRGIGLRVTNIEGNTLMPRRGLYSTNNQSVLDGLEAISIPVDNLFAAGGSSSMANKGKPDSVHDDCYWDTYKAEESVSYAKKVQSTRMKREVNFRLMKPTESRDDADVVIPREVVQKVQNKFDNVLYGYFLGNRLPFPVVEYYAKNVWAKFGFSKLMMNTSGFFFFKFDSKEGLTKVLEGRPWLIRKVPLFLNVWSPKVTLKKDSIKTVPVWVKLHNVPIAVYTDDGLSLLASKLGTPKRLDSYTADMCVDNWGRSSYARAMIEINADNELKDYITVAIPKMDEEGFVLERVKVEYEWKPLRCSSCCLFGHDDNTCHKKPKGKAKVVTVDEEGFVTDNRRMARYSFPQKKQKPRVVYKPKTNKNHASTSGTKGDTSDVPLSNAFEVLDNSKNDEKRDPTSAKSMVDETHGTRIQQPDEVIEVIPTEMADFMRDKICKKVFRNWSWTSNGGVCDRGTRVILGWNADDIDLMVVSQSDQDRRSLWTDLCNFRGITNDVPWVVMGDFNAALNMEDFLTGPSSHTIAMRDFYDCVQNTELIDVKSHGLHFTWSQRPKDGVGTLKKIDRIMGNVKLLDVFPDAYAMFQPFRVSDHAPGILRLASLDTSRPKPFKFPNFITSKPDFGQAVTAEWSKNVEGVAMYSVVQKMKSLKPHFRRILRNQGNLHKRVTELRNQLDQIQKQVDASPFDTALRSSEAICLQEYKIAAYDEECFLKQKAKVQWLCAGDSNTSYFHNYVKGRNARSKIHCIKDTKGNLFEGDDVPTALLAHYSVFMGTEDHVDKVDDTDLFVNVLQPNVAENMVRQVTEDEVKRAMFSIGENKAPGPDGYTSAFFKKSWDVVGGEVTKAVLDFFSNGQILKQINHTILALVPKVETPNTEDIR comes from the exons ATGGCGGCTCAATTCATGAATGACAACCAGGAACTTAATGAGGGTAACACAG GGTTTGCTGCCAGATCGTGTGGTTTTGTTGTTCTGTCGTTCTTGTTGCACGTTGCATGGTTCTTGATTTCAGTTGCCATGGATTCTAGTCAGTTCAAGCCTTCGGATATGGATGCTAGACATGTTAAGCCGCCGGATATATTGAGTTCCTCGTTAAACCCTAATAAGGGTTTTGCCGGGGTCAATGAAAACACTGATACTACTCCTAGTTCAACGCCAGGTACTGCTCCGATCCGTGGTATTGGGTTACGGGTAACAAATATTGAAGGTAATACATTGATGCCTAGGAGGGGGTTATATTCCACGAATAATCAATCAGTTCTTGACGGGCTGGAGGCCATATCTATACCTGTGGATAACCTATTTGCGGCTGGTGGTTCGTCGTCAATGGCTAACAAGGGTAAACCTGATAGTGTGCATGATGACTGTTACTGGGATACTTATAAGGCGGAAGAATCAGTATCGTATGCTAAAAAAGTTCAGTCTACGCGGATGAAAAGAGAGGTTAACTTCAGACTTATGAAGCCCACGGAATCTAGAGATGATGCGGATGTTGTTATACCGAGAGAGGTGGTGCAGAAGGTTCAAAACAAATTTGATAATGTGCTCTATGGGTACTTTCTAGGGAATCGCTTGCCGTTTCCGGTGGTCGAGTATTATGCGAAGAATGTTTGGGCAAAGTTTGGGTTTTCGAAGCTCATGATGAACACGTCgggtttctttttctttaagtttgattCAAAGGAGGGATTGACGAAGGTTTTAGAAGGACGACCATGGTTAATACGTAAAGTTCCATTATTTCTGAATGTATGGTCTCCGAAGGTTACTCTCAAGAAGGATAGCATCAAAACAGTTCCAGTATGGGTTAAGTTGCACAATGTGCCGATTGCGGTCTATACTGATGATGGATTGAGCTTGCTGGCATCAAAGTTAGGGACCCCTAAAAGGTTAGATTCTTATACAGCCGATATGTGCGTTGACAATTGGGGAAGGAGTAGTTATGCCCGGGCAATGATTGAGATAAATGCTGATAATGAGTTAAAAGATTATATTACTGTGGCTATCCCGAAAATGGATGAGGAGGGTTTTGTTTTGGAACGGGTTAAAGTTGAATATGAGTGGAAGCCGCTCCGCTGTAGTTCATGTTGTTTGTTTGGCCACGATGATAACACATGTCACAAGAAACCTAAAGGTAAGGCTAAGGTGGTAACGGTTGATGAGGAGGGTTTTGTCACTGATAACAGAAGGATGGCGAGGTACTCGTTTCCTCAAAAGAAGCAGAAACCAAGGGTTGTGTATAAGCCAAAGActaataaaaaccatgcaagtacGTCTGGGACGAAGGGGGATACATCGGATGTGCCGTTGTCGAACGCTTTTGAGGTGCTTGATAACAGCAAGAATGATGAGAAAAGGGACCCGACAAGTGCCAAATCAATGGTGGATGAAACTCATGGGACTCGTATACAACAACCTGATGAAGTTATCGAGGTGATCCCGACAGAGATGGCTGATTTTATGAGAG ATAAGATTTGTAAGAAGGTATTCAGGAATTGGAGCTGGACTTCAAATGGAGGAGTCTGTGATAGGGGTACGAGAGTTATATTGGGATGGAATGCTGATGATATTGATCTTATGGTTGTCTCTCAGTCTGATCAG GATAGGAGGAGCCTGTGGACTGATCTATGCAATTTTAGGGGCATTACTAATGATGTTCCTTGGGTAGTCATGGGGGATTTTAACGCTGCTTTGAACATGGAGGATTTTCTTACAGGTCCATCTTCTCACACGATTGCGATGAGAGATTTTTATGATTGTGTGCAAAATACTGAGCTTATAGATGTGAAGAGTCATGGGCTTCATTTTACATGGAGTCAAAGACCAAAGGATGGGGTGGGAACTCTTAAGAAAATTGACCGGATTATGGGTAATGTCAAACTTTTAGATGTTTTTCCGGATGCGTATGCTATGTTCCAGCCATTCCGTGTTTCGGATCATGCTCCTGGCATTTTGAGGTTAGCTTCGTTGGATACGAGTAGGCCAAAACCTTTTAAGTTTCCAAATTTTATTACGTCGAAGCCTGATTTTGGCCAAGCAGTTACCGCTGAATGGTCTAAAAATGTGGAGGGGGTTGCCATGTATTCTGTTGTTCAAAAAATGAAGAGTTTGAAACCTCACTTTAGGAGGATCCTTCGCAACCAGGGCAATTTACACAAGAGAGTTACCGAGCTGCGGAACCAACTGGATCAGATTCAAAAACAAGTTGATGCTAGTCCATTTGATACGGCTTTGCGGTCTTCAGAAGCTATTTGTCTTCAAGAGTACAAGATTGCAGCTTATGACGAGGAGTGTTTTCTAAAACAAAAGGCTAAAGTTCAGTGGCTTTGTGCGGGTGATTCAAACACCTCTTACTTTCATAATTATGTGAAAGGCAGGAATGCTCGGAGTAAAATTCATTGCATCAAAGACACGAAGGGGAACCTGTTTGAAGGTGATGATGTGCCTACGGCTCTTCTTGCTCATTACTCGGTTTTCATGGGCACGGAAGATCATGTTGATAAGGTGGATGATACAGATTTGTTTGTTAATGTCTTGCAACCCAATGTGGCAGAAAATATGGTTAGACAGGTTACTGAAGATGAAGTCAAACGGGCGATGTTTAGTATAGGTGAAAATAAGGCGCCGGGTCCGGATGGATATACGTCAGCTTTCTTTAAGAAGTCTTGGGATGTTGTGGGTGGCGAGGTGACTAAGGCAGTGCTTGATTTCTTTAGTAATGGGCAAATTCTTAAACAAATCAATCATACGATTCTTGCATTGGTTCCGAAGGTTGAAACGCCAAATACG GAAGATATCCGATAA